From Elaeis guineensis isolate ETL-2024a chromosome 16, EG11, whole genome shotgun sequence, a single genomic window includes:
- the LOC105060637 gene encoding ruBisCO large subunit-binding protein subunit beta, chloroplastic, whose protein sequence is MASAFSTMSFAAPTGLAMDNKLSASTKKLSQFSSLSSISSTSISGRRQNVRLQKRCNSKISAMAKELYFNKDGSAIKKLQTGVNKLADLVGVTLGPKGRNVVLESKYGSPKIVNDGVTVAKEVELEDAVENIGAKLVRQAAAKTNDLAGDGTTTSVVLAQGLIAEGVKVVAAGANPVQITRGIEKTAKALVSELQNMSKEVEDSELADVAAVSAGNNYEIGNMIAEAMSKVGRKGVVTLEEGKSAENSLYVVEGMQFDRGYISPYFVTDSEKMSVEYENCKLLLVDKKITNARDLINVLEDAIRGGYPILVIAEDIEQEALATLVVNRLRGALKIAALKAPGFGERKSQYLDDIAILTGATVIRDEVGLTLDKADKEVLGTAAKVVLTKDSTTIVGDGSTQEAVNKRVAQIRNLIEAAEQEYEKEKLNERIAKLSGGVAVIQVGAQTETELKEKKLRVEDALNATKAAVEEGIVVGGGCTLLRLAAKVDAIKETLENDEQKVGADIVKRALSYPLKLIAKNAGVNGSVVIEKVLASDNPKYGYNAATGKYEDLMAAGIIDPTKVVRCCLEHAASVAKTFLTSDVVVVDVKEPEPVPAGNPMDNSGYGY, encoded by the exons ATGGCATCAGCTTTCAGCACCATGTCTTTTGCTGCTCCTACTGGCCTTGCAATGGACAACAAGCTTTCGGCTTCTACTAAAAAGCTTTCccaattttcttctctttcttctataTCATCTACTTCCATCAGTGGCAGGAGGCAGAATGTGCGCCTACAGAAAAGATGTAACTCAAAAATCAGTGCGATGGCCAAGGAATTGTACTTTAACAAGGATGGATCTGCTATTAAAAAACTGCAA ACTGGTGTAAataagcttgcagaccttgttgGTGTTACTCTTGGTCCAAAAGGCAGAAATGTTGTTCTGGAGAGCAAATATGGATCTCCTAAAATCGTCAACGATGGGGTTACAGTGGCCAAAGAG GTTGAACTAGAGGATGCTGTTGAGAATATTGGTGCAAAGCTGGTAAGGCAAGCTGCTGCAAAGACCAATGACTTAGCTGGAGATGGAACAACTACTTCTGTTGTTCTTGCTCAAGGTTTGATTGCTGAAGGTGTTAAG GTGGTTGCAGCAGGTGCCAACCCAGTTCAGATTACTCGTGGCATTGAGAAAACTGCCAAAGCACTGGTTTCTGAACTCCAGAATATGTCTAAGGAG gtTGAAGACAGTGAACTTGCAGATGTAGCTGCAGTGAGTGCTGGAAACAACTATGAAATAGGAAACATGATAGCTGAGGCTATGAGCAAGGTGGGTAGGAAGGGGGTGGTTACACTTGAAGAAGGAAAAAGTGCAGAGAACAGCCTCTATGTGGTGGAGGGAATGCAATTTGATCGTGGTTATATTTCCCCCTACTTTGTAACAGATAGTGAGAAAATGTCAGTTGAATATGAGAATTGCAAG TTGCTTCTTGTTGACAAGAAAATTACAAATGCAAGAGATCTCATCAATGTTTTGGAAGATGCCATCAGAGGGGGTTATCCTATACTGGTAATTGCGGAAGACATTGAACAGGAAGCACTTGCAACTCTTGTTGTGAACAGGCTTAGAGGGGCATTGAAGATTGCTGCACTCAAAGCCCCTGGATTTGGAGAGCGCAAAAGTCAATACCTTGATGACATCGCAATACTGACTGGAG CAACTGTCATAAGAGATGAAGTTGGGCTAACACTGGATAAGGCTGACAAAGAGGTCTTGGGTACTGCTGCAAAGGTTGTACTAACCAAAGATTCAACCACCATAGTTGGTGATGGGAGCACACAGGAAGCAGTAAATAAAAGAGTTGCACAGATCCGTAATCTGATTGAG GCTGCTGAACAAGAATATGAAAAGGAAAAGCTTAATGAGAGGATAGCAAAACTCTCTGGTGGTGTTGCTGTCATTCAG GTTGGAGCACAAACAGAAACAGAactgaaagagaagaaattgagaGTTGAAGATGCTCTCAATGCTACAAAG GCTGCTGTTGAGGAAGGAATTGTTGTTGGTGGTGGCTGTACTCTTTTGAGGCTTGCGGCAAAGGTTGATGCCATTAAGGAGACTCTTGAGAACGATGAGCAAAAG GTTGGGGCGGATATAGTGAAGAGGGCTTTGAGCTATCCACTGAAATTGATTGCTAAAAATGCTGGTGTCAATGGAAGTGTGGTCATTGAGAAG GTGCTTGCTAGTGATAACCCTAAATATGGTTACAATGCTGCAACCGGAAAGTACGAGGATTTGATGGCGGCGGGTATTATTGACCCAACTAAG GTGGTGAGGTGCTGTTTAGAGCATGCAGCTTCAGTCGCCAAGACCTTCCTCACCTCAGATGTTGTGGTTGTTGACGTCAAGGAGCCTGAGCCTGTGCCTGCAGGAAACCCAATGGATAATTCAG GGTATGGGTACTAA